The following are from one region of the Capsicum annuum cultivar UCD-10X-F1 chromosome 1, UCD10Xv1.1, whole genome shotgun sequence genome:
- the LOC107872727 gene encoding uncharacterized protein LOC107872727, whose protein sequence is MGERNRKGGISERGVPLLRSVDDAELESGTRGKNGRPKEPWKGEVVKSIVYAGLDAIVTSFSLISSISAGHLSSVDVLVLGFANLVADGISMGFGDYVSSSTEKDVAAKERTVTEWDVLNHHRPQKQELLRHYQELGMNDTDANTVVNIFAKYRDIMIDEKMATEKGLLPPDQADKPWKNGLITFAAFILFGCAPLLAFIVLIPFTNNDTHKFIGACVFSAVALALLGIAKAKIAGQNYALSAGITLFNGLIAGAAAYGIGWTLRNVAGLEE, encoded by the exons ATGGGGGAAAGGAACAGGAAGGGTGGAATTAGTGAGAGGGGAGTGCCATTACTGAGATCAGTAGATGATGCAGAGTTGGAGAGCGGAACAAGAGGGAAGAATGGGAGACCCAAAGAGCCATGGAAAGGAGAGGTAGTAAAGAGCATTGTGTATGCAGGTCTTGATGCCATTGTCACTTCTTTCTCCCTCATTTCTTCCATCTCTGCTGGTCATCTTTCCTCTG TTGATGTTTTAGTGTTGGGTTTCGCCAATCTAGTCGCTGATGGAATATCTATGGGGTTTGGGGACTATGTCTCAAGCAGCACGGAGAAGGATGTCGCTGCCAAGGAGAGGACAGTCACCGAGTGGGATGTCCTTAACCATCACAGGCCTCAGAAGCAGGAATTACTTCGACATTATCAGGAACTTGGAATGAATGATACTGATGCTAATACA GTCGTGAACATATTTGCCAAGTATAGGGACATCATGATAGACGAAAAGATGGCGACAGAGAAAGGATTATTGCCACCGGATCAAGCTGACAAGCCATGGAAGAATGGGCTGATCACATTTGCAGCCTTCATCTTGTTCGGTTGTGCCCCACTTCTGGCATTCATCGTGCTCATCCCGTTCACAAACAATGACACACACAAGTTCATAGGTGCCTGTGTGTTTTCTGCAGTTGCCCTTGCGCTGCTGGGGATAGCTAAGGCCAAGATCGCTGGTCAGAATTATGCACTTTCTGCAGGCATCACCCTTTTCAATGGACTCATTGCTGGAGCTGCTGCATATGGTATTGGCTGGACACTTAGGAATGTTGCTGGCTTGGAAGAGTGA
- the LOC107872746 gene encoding UDP-galactose/UDP-glucose transporter 4 isoform X1: MKNDEQALFLFGISLSTRPRWQQFLLCSSGFFFGYLVNGVCEEYVYNRLQFSYGWYFTFVQGLVYVALIHFLNGFTPKQMVNPWKDYIKLSTVLMGSHGLTKGSLAFLNYPAQIMFKSAKVLPVMVMGAFVPGLRRKYPPHEYISAVLLVAGLILFTLADAQTSPNFSVIGVLMISGALIMDSFVGNYQEAIFKSNPNTTQMEMLYCSTIVGFPILFVAMIVTGELKIAWPACAQVIITRSHASCFRPCFLLTFFLFFLQHPYVYGVLVFEACATFVGQVSVLSLVAIFGAATTTMITTARKAVTLLLSYLIFTKPLTEQHGTGLLLMSMCIIMKMLPDNKPPQPRPQKILPLQQTEKPRDPEVNRFQIGTDEEEEKRPLV; encoded by the exons atgaAGAATGATGAACAAGCTCTGTTTCTGTTTGGTATTTCACTTTCAACCCGACCCAGATGGCAACAGTTCCTCTTGTGCTCTTCTGGGTTCTTCTTTGGCTATCTTGTTAATGGCGTCTGTGAG GAATATGTATATAATAGGCTTCAATTCAG CTATGGATGGTACTTTACCTTTGTTCAAGGATTGGTTTACGTGGCTCTTATTCATTTCCTCAATGGTTTTACGCCAAAGCAAATGGTGAACCCGTGGAAGGATTATATTAAGCTCTCTACAGTTCTCATGGGCTCACATGGGTTAACCAAAGGGTCATTGGCTTTCCTCAACTATCCAGCACAAATCATGTTCAAATCTGCTAAG GTTTTGCCGGTCATGGTAATGGGGGCTTTTGTGCCCGGTCTGCGACGAAAATATCCACCGCATGAATATATATCAGCAGTACTCTTGGTAGCAGGCCTGATTCTTTTCACCTTGGCTGATGCACAAACCTCCCCAAATTTCAGCGTAATTGGTGTGCTAATGATATCTGGTGCTTTGATTATGGATTCCTTTGTGGGGAATTATCAAGAGGCCATCTTCAAGTCGAATCCCAACACAACACAG ATGGAGATGCTCTATTGCTCAACAATTGTCGGCTTTCCTATCTTGTTCGTGGCTATGATTGTAACAGGAGAACTAAAGATAGCATGGCCTGCATGTGCTCAGGTAATTATCACTAGATcacatgcatcatgtttcagacctTGTTTCCTGCttaccttttttcttttcttcctgcAGCATCCCTATGTTTACGGCGTGTTGGTGTTTGAAGCCTGCGCTACTTTCGTGGGACAAGTGTCTGTCCTTTCCCTCGTAGCGATATTTGGTGCTGCCACTACTACAATG ATTACAACTGCAAGGAAGGCTGTAACGTTATTGCTTTCATACTTGATATTCACGAAGCCTTTGACCGAACAACATGGCACCGGATTGCTGTTGATGTCTATGTGTATAATAATGAAGATGTTGCCTGACAACAAGCCCCCGCAGCCGAGGCCGCAGAAAATTCTCCCTCTTCAACAAACCGAAAAACCACGCGATCCTGAAGTTAACAGGTTTCAAATAGGCACTGACGAGGAAGAAGAGAAGAGACCTTTGGTCTAA
- the LOC107872746 gene encoding UDP-galactose/UDP-glucose transporter 4 isoform X2, with protein MKNDEQALFLFGISLSTRPRWQQFLLCSSGFFFGYLVNGVCEEYVYNRLQFSYGWYFTFVQGLVYVALIHFLNGFTPKQMVNPWKDYIKLSTVLMGSHGLTKGSLAFLNYPAQIMFKSAKVLPVMVMGAFVPGLRRKYPPHEYISAVLLVAGLILFTLADAQTSPNFSVIGVLMISGALIMDSFVGNYQEAIFKSNPNTTQMEMLYCSTIVGFPILFVAMIVTGELKIAWPACAQHPYVYGVLVFEACATFVGQVSVLSLVAIFGAATTTMITTARKAVTLLLSYLIFTKPLTEQHGTGLLLMSMCIIMKMLPDNKPPQPRPQKILPLQQTEKPRDPEVNRFQIGTDEEEEKRPLV; from the exons atgaAGAATGATGAACAAGCTCTGTTTCTGTTTGGTATTTCACTTTCAACCCGACCCAGATGGCAACAGTTCCTCTTGTGCTCTTCTGGGTTCTTCTTTGGCTATCTTGTTAATGGCGTCTGTGAG GAATATGTATATAATAGGCTTCAATTCAG CTATGGATGGTACTTTACCTTTGTTCAAGGATTGGTTTACGTGGCTCTTATTCATTTCCTCAATGGTTTTACGCCAAAGCAAATGGTGAACCCGTGGAAGGATTATATTAAGCTCTCTACAGTTCTCATGGGCTCACATGGGTTAACCAAAGGGTCATTGGCTTTCCTCAACTATCCAGCACAAATCATGTTCAAATCTGCTAAG GTTTTGCCGGTCATGGTAATGGGGGCTTTTGTGCCCGGTCTGCGACGAAAATATCCACCGCATGAATATATATCAGCAGTACTCTTGGTAGCAGGCCTGATTCTTTTCACCTTGGCTGATGCACAAACCTCCCCAAATTTCAGCGTAATTGGTGTGCTAATGATATCTGGTGCTTTGATTATGGATTCCTTTGTGGGGAATTATCAAGAGGCCATCTTCAAGTCGAATCCCAACACAACACAG ATGGAGATGCTCTATTGCTCAACAATTGTCGGCTTTCCTATCTTGTTCGTGGCTATGATTGTAACAGGAGAACTAAAGATAGCATGGCCTGCATGTGCTCAG CATCCCTATGTTTACGGCGTGTTGGTGTTTGAAGCCTGCGCTACTTTCGTGGGACAAGTGTCTGTCCTTTCCCTCGTAGCGATATTTGGTGCTGCCACTACTACAATG ATTACAACTGCAAGGAAGGCTGTAACGTTATTGCTTTCATACTTGATATTCACGAAGCCTTTGACCGAACAACATGGCACCGGATTGCTGTTGATGTCTATGTGTATAATAATGAAGATGTTGCCTGACAACAAGCCCCCGCAGCCGAGGCCGCAGAAAATTCTCCCTCTTCAACAAACCGAAAAACCACGCGATCCTGAAGTTAACAGGTTTCAAATAGGCACTGACGAGGAAGAAGAGAAGAGACCTTTGGTCTAA